In one window of bacterium DNA:
- a CDS encoding S8 family serine peptidase, which translates to MRLPTLCLLSLLAAGAASAWTTGGTPYVEGQILVRFGEDVKDEAEARQWLADDRCEPARALAPSLGIWLVELKEGLSVEQALAELEGNRALRWAQADHKLQWRQTFPNDPMWSSQWDLHNTGQGGGTPDADIDAPEAWDLGTGGLDGNGDPIVVAIVDGGMELTHSNLAPNLWVNAAEAAGTPGVDDDGNGYVDDINGWDAYAGDGSIPSNGHGTHVAGTVGARGNDGSQVTGINWNVKLMAVAASSGTTSIAVAGYNYVLVQKTRWLQTGGASGANVVATNSSFGVDLANCASGSYPAWNDVYNAMGQVGILSAAATANANYNVDVQGDVPTGCSSDWLVTVTNTTNTDVKYNGAGYGATTIDLGAPGTSVLSTYTGNGTSTLTGTSMATPHVAGAIGFLHSVASPGFTAEYNADPAGAALTLKQIILDTTDPKPSLQGITVSGGRLNLFNAALELSTYGGGLLEGVVSSQASGDPLAGALVVASPGNRSTTSNAQGAYILALQPGDYLLSFSAYGHQTAELPLTMPAEGGATLNAALAAAPMATLSGVLLGGDGLPLAGGEIEIQGAPLPSQITDGSGGFSFQVPLGQEVALISRTAPGELHDPQEADAHGYRAFDPGDADWSRTVLTLAGDQVVTLRGANRAVYAWTTISPEQGGPGTALVYTSDDQTQTIALPFPFTYYGQVFTTLSVCGNGWLALGATTSTEYRGQAIPTAAQPNAVLAPFWEDLSPQQAASGEISTWHDVADGRFIVEFFDIRQYTPATDFERFQAILFDPAQHPTVTGDGAILFQYAQVGETDNTTVGIEDPAGAVGLQYYYGRGNGVNTPGGILPSTNPALAPGLALLFTTGLLPVEAGLGPVTDLAIAVQTGQVALDWSPVAGATAYRVESAPVLGGAWTGAGVVGAPGWSGPAPADGQRIYRVIAMN; encoded by the coding sequence ATGCGCCTGCCCACCCTTTGCCTGCTCAGCCTGCTCGCCGCCGGCGCCGCCTCGGCCTGGACCACAGGCGGCACACCCTATGTCGAGGGACAGATCCTCGTGCGCTTCGGCGAGGACGTGAAGGACGAGGCCGAGGCCCGCCAATGGCTGGCCGACGACCGCTGCGAGCCGGCCCGCGCCCTCGCCCCCTCCCTGGGCATCTGGCTGGTGGAGTTGAAGGAGGGTCTCTCCGTGGAGCAGGCCCTGGCCGAGCTGGAGGGCAACCGCGCCCTGCGCTGGGCCCAGGCCGACCACAAGCTCCAGTGGCGCCAGACCTTCCCCAACGATCCCATGTGGTCCAGCCAGTGGGACCTGCACAACACGGGGCAGGGCGGCGGCACGCCCGACGCCGACATCGACGCGCCGGAGGCCTGGGACCTGGGCACGGGCGGCCTGGACGGCAACGGCGACCCCATCGTGGTGGCCATCGTGGACGGGGGCATGGAGCTGACCCACTCCAACCTGGCGCCCAACCTCTGGGTGAACGCGGCCGAGGCGGCGGGCACCCCCGGCGTGGACGACGACGGCAACGGCTACGTGGACGACATCAACGGCTGGGACGCCTACGCCGGGGACGGCAGCATCCCCTCCAACGGCCACGGCACCCACGTGGCGGGCACGGTGGGGGCGCGCGGCAACGACGGCAGCCAGGTGACCGGCATCAACTGGAACGTCAAGTTGATGGCCGTGGCCGCCTCCAGCGGCACCACCTCCATCGCCGTGGCAGGCTACAACTACGTGCTGGTGCAGAAGACGCGCTGGCTGCAGACGGGTGGAGCGAGCGGCGCCAACGTGGTGGCCACCAACTCCAGCTTCGGCGTGGACCTGGCCAACTGCGCCAGCGGCTCCTACCCCGCCTGGAACGACGTGTACAACGCCATGGGCCAGGTGGGCATCCTCTCCGCCGCCGCCACGGCCAACGCCAATTACAACGTGGACGTCCAGGGCGACGTGCCCACCGGCTGCTCCAGCGACTGGCTGGTGACCGTCACCAACACGACCAACACGGATGTCAAGTACAACGGCGCGGGCTACGGCGCCACCACCATCGACCTGGGGGCGCCGGGCACCAGCGTGCTCTCCACCTACACGGGCAACGGCACCAGCACGCTCACGGGCACCTCCATGGCCACGCCCCACGTGGCGGGTGCCATCGGCTTCCTCCACAGCGTGGCCAGCCCTGGCTTCACGGCCGAGTACAACGCCGACCCGGCGGGGGCGGCCCTCACCCTCAAGCAGATCATCCTCGACACGACGGATCCCAAGCCCTCCTTGCAGGGCATCACCGTCTCCGGCGGCCGCCTCAACCTTTTCAACGCCGCGCTGGAACTCTCCACCTACGGCGGCGGCCTGCTCGAAGGGGTGGTCAGCAGCCAGGCCTCGGGCGATCCCCTCGCCGGCGCCCTCGTCGTGGCCAGTCCGGGCAACCGCAGCACCACCAGCAATGCCCAGGGCGCCTACATCCTGGCCCTCCAGCCCGGCGACTACCTGCTCAGTTTCAGCGCCTACGGCCACCAGACGGCCGAGCTGCCCCTCACCATGCCGGCCGAGGGCGGGGCCACGCTGAATGCCGCCCTGGCCGCGGCGCCCATGGCCACCCTCTCCGGCGTCCTGCTGGGCGGCGACGGCCTGCCCCTGGCCGGCGGCGAGATCGAGATCCAGGGCGCCCCGCTGCCCTCCCAGATCACGGACGGGTCCGGCGGCTTCTCCTTCCAGGTGCCCCTGGGCCAGGAGGTGGCGCTGATCAGCCGCACGGCGCCGGGCGAGCTGCATGATCCCCAGGAGGCCGACGCCCACGGTTATCGCGCCTTCGATCCCGGCGACGCCGACTGGAGCCGCACGGTCCTCACCCTGGCCGGCGACCAGGTCGTCACCCTGCGCGGCGCCAACCGCGCCGTCTACGCTTGGACCACCATCAGCCCCGAGCAGGGCGGCCCGGGCACGGCCCTGGTCTACACGTCGGACGACCAGACGCAGACCATCGCCCTGCCCTTCCCCTTCACCTACTACGGCCAGGTCTTCACCACCCTCTCCGTCTGCGGCAACGGCTGGCTGGCCCTGGGCGCCACCACCAGCACCGAGTACCGCGGCCAGGCCATTCCCACGGCCGCCCAGCCCAACGCCGTGCTCGCCCCCTTCTGGGAGGACCTCTCCCCGCAGCAGGCCGCCTCGGGCGAGATCAGCACCTGGCACGACGTGGCGGACGGCCGCTTCATCGTCGAGTTCTTCGACATCCGCCAGTACACGCCGGCCACGGACTTCGAGCGCTTCCAGGCGATCCTCTTCGATCCGGCCCAGCACCCCACTGTCACGGGCGACGGCGCCATCCTCTTCCAGTACGCCCAGGTGGGGGAGACGGACAACACGACGGTGGGCATCGAGGACCCGGCGGGCGCCGTGGGCCTCCAGTACTACTACGGGCGCGGCAACGGCGTCAACACGCCGGGCGGCATCCTGCCCTCCACCAACCCGGCCCTTGCCCCGGGCCTGGCCCTGCTCTTCACCACTGGCCTGCTGCCGGTGGAGGCGGGGCTGGGACCCGTGACCGATCTGGCCATCGCGGTCCAGACCGGCCAGGTGGCGCTGGACTGGAGTCCTGTCGCGGGCGCCACGGCCTACCGGGTGGAGAGCGCCCCCGTCCTGGGCGGTGCCTGGACGGGGGCCGGCGTGGTGGGCGCGCCGGGCTGGAGCGGGCCCGCGCCGGCGGACGGCCAGCGGATCTACCGCGTGATCGCCATGAATTGA
- a CDS encoding SpoIIE family protein phosphatase, protein MHQDLDSSSAATQGAAPPDLRRADHPLACCGAPRLAKLIEQIGQINSSLEPERLLASIMHSAAAILRTEASSLLLLDEASGELVLHLPTGPASAEITGRRIPAGQGICGWVAREGRGLFSNDPARDPRFFGELAGSFVTRNLTCVPVKRPDGRVIGVLQALNRRGETPFDREDLALLEALADQAAIALERDRLHRESLTHTRLVEQLALANEIQKGLWPVAGALDGTISVAGFSRPASQVGGDYYDFFRLADGRIGLALGDVCGKGPAAALLMSALRSTLRSHLEYDQSLDEIIARVNLSLLRDSPEGSFATLFAGIYDPRTRMLDFVNAGHNPPLLAEPSTGGLERLEIGGPLLGAFDFVDFQTGRRELHPGQVLVLFSDGVTEALNLAEEEFGDHRLEALVLACRPADGPQALIDDVLDAVDAFVGAAAPFDDLTLLVLETASALPPA, encoded by the coding sequence ATGCATCAGGATCTTGATTCCAGCAGCGCCGCCACCCAGGGCGCCGCGCCACCCGACCTCCGGCGCGCCGACCATCCGCTCGCCTGCTGCGGCGCTCCGCGGCTGGCCAAGCTGATCGAGCAGATCGGACAGATCAATTCCAGCCTGGAGCCGGAGCGCCTGCTGGCCTCGATCATGCATTCGGCGGCGGCCATCCTGCGCACCGAGGCCAGCTCCCTGCTCCTGCTCGACGAGGCCAGCGGCGAGCTGGTCCTCCACCTGCCCACGGGTCCGGCCAGCGCCGAGATCACCGGCCGCCGCATCCCTGCCGGCCAGGGCATCTGCGGCTGGGTGGCGCGTGAGGGGCGGGGCCTCTTCAGCAACGACCCTGCCCGCGACCCGCGCTTCTTCGGCGAGCTGGCCGGCAGCTTCGTCACGCGGAACCTCACCTGCGTCCCCGTCAAGCGGCCCGACGGCCGCGTGATCGGCGTCCTCCAGGCCCTCAACCGCCGGGGCGAGACGCCCTTCGACCGGGAGGATCTCGCCCTGCTCGAGGCTCTGGCCGACCAGGCGGCCATCGCCCTGGAGCGCGACCGCCTGCACCGGGAGTCCTTGACCCACACCCGCCTGGTGGAGCAGCTGGCCCTGGCCAACGAGATCCAGAAGGGCCTGTGGCCGGTGGCCGGCGCCCTGGACGGCACCATCAGCGTGGCGGGCTTCAGCCGTCCCGCCAGCCAGGTGGGAGGTGACTACTACGATTTCTTCCGCCTGGCCGACGGACGGATCGGCCTGGCCCTGGGCGACGTCTGCGGCAAGGGACCGGCCGCCGCCCTCCTCATGAGCGCCCTGCGCTCCACCCTCCGCTCCCACCTGGAGTACGACCAGAGCCTGGACGAGATCATCGCCCGCGTCAACCTGAGCCTGCTGCGCGACTCGCCGGAAGGATCCTTCGCCACGCTCTTCGCCGGCATTTACGATCCGCGGACCCGCATGCTGGACTTCGTCAACGCCGGACACAACCCGCCCCTCCTCGCCGAGCCCTCCACCGGGGGCCTCGAGCGTCTCGAGATCGGCGGGCCGCTGCTGGGGGCCTTCGATTTCGTCGACTTCCAGACCGGCCGCCGGGAGCTGCACCCGGGCCAGGTGCTGGTCCTCTTCTCCGACGGCGTGACCGAGGCGCTCAACCTGGCCGAGGAGGAGTTCGGCGACCACCGGCTGGAGGCCCTGGTGCTGGCTTGCCGGCCGGCGGACGGCCCCCAGGCCCTGATCGACGATGTGCTGGACGCCGTGGACGCCTTCGTGGGCGCCGCGGCTCCCTTCGACGATCTGACCCTGCTGGTCCTCGAGACGGCCTCCGCCCTTCCCCCGGCATGA
- a CDS encoding DinB family protein — translation MDARKMIEALRRQATWLEMVLEGVDEGQARWRPAEGHWSILDVACHLLDEEREDFRARLRQTLADPAGDWPPIDPRGWVEARAYAGRDLAEVAARWREERAASLAWLEQLAAPDWELEHTHRDGFSLRAGDLLAAWAAHDLLHLRQLTRLHLLWLRREAAPFVPDYAGPIA, via the coding sequence ATGGACGCTCGGAAGATGATTGAAGCGCTGCGACGCCAGGCCACATGGCTGGAGATGGTGCTGGAGGGAGTCGATGAAGGGCAGGCCCGCTGGCGGCCGGCGGAAGGCCACTGGTCCATTCTCGACGTGGCCTGCCACCTGCTGGACGAGGAGCGCGAGGACTTCCGCGCTCGCCTGCGCCAGACCTTGGCGGATCCCGCCGGGGACTGGCCGCCCATCGATCCCCGGGGCTGGGTGGAGGCGCGGGCCTACGCCGGGCGCGACCTGGCGGAAGTGGCGGCCCGCTGGCGCGAGGAGCGCGCCGCCTCGCTGGCCTGGCTGGAGCAGTTGGCGGCGCCCGACTGGGAGCTGGAGCACACCCACCGCGACGGTTTCTCCCTGCGCGCCGGGGACCTCCTGGCGGCCTGGGCGGCCCACGACCTGCTCCACCTGCGGCAGCTGACGCGCCTGCACCTTCTCTGGCTGCGCCGGGAGGCGGCCCCCTTCGTCCCGGACTATGCCGGACCCATCGCTTAG
- a CDS encoding c-type cytochrome, giving the protein MKTLLLPGLALGLLLAAGCGGDKPADQAATVAPDAAPAAGPAYPVDLENGKRVYDKACFACHMTGVSGAAPLTDRARWTIQAAKGMATLHKHVIEGFTGEFGVLPAKGTCMDCTDKDLHDAIHYMLDQAGVRPTY; this is encoded by the coding sequence ATGAAGACGCTGCTCCTGCCTGGTCTCGCCCTGGGTCTTCTGCTGGCCGCCGGATGCGGCGGCGACAAGCCCGCCGACCAGGCCGCCACGGTGGCCCCCGACGCCGCGCCGGCCGCCGGTCCGGCCTATCCCGTCGACCTGGAGAACGGCAAGCGGGTCTACGACAAGGCCTGCTTCGCCTGCCACATGACGGGGGTGTCGGGCGCGGCCCCGCTCACGGACAGGGCGCGCTGGACCATCCAGGCGGCCAAGGGGATGGCCACCCTGCACAAGCACGTCATCGAGGGCTTCACCGGGGAGTTCGGCGTGCTGCCCGCCAAGGGCACGTGCATGGATTGCACGGACAAGGACCTCCACGACGCCATCCATTACATGCTGGACCAGGCCGGCGTTCGGCCCACGTACTGA
- a CDS encoding methyl-accepting chemotaxis protein, with protein sequence MKHSIKSRIVRLVLLCTALPIVLLLVASLLVQQIQRKQVVEETDGLLKSDLAHIAYGVQQQVATAHALVEMQVEGNMRVALEQVRRMGGVNQVAGTLTWQATNQHSQESASVSLPAIQLGSWNVTPIDDATTAVPLVDTVRDLVGGTVTVFQRMNETGDMLRVATTVLNKEGRRAIGTYIPAVNPDGAANTVVKTVLKGETYRGKAFVVDSWYTTSYVPLMEGGEVAGMLHVGVKQESIESLRKSIMDIVVGKTGYVWVIGGEGQHHGHYIISQQGKRDGENILEAKDAEGKPVIRTIVDEAKAVPGQIIQVRYLWHDTMSKRTAPKVAAVVYYQPWDWVIGASAWEDDFMDPVHRIAKGARLTLIITLLVALGALVLSGWFALASAGRMAQPIVRLSAILREAMEGNLNQEEALADRSLERISEVGELASSFSGMIGSIRRSMGELEDQRAYLNRNVEHLLQAVTRFAQGDLTVSVQVEREDELGRLIAGFNSALATIRRLMADLAGSSGELQTTSGQLDRIAGELKLVSARTRDKAEGATHHLKDMDGTMQAMAAATEEISATIQEIANSSHQATVVAGEAVQSADQASLAIQTLDDSSQKISAVIQVIDTIAKQTNLLALNATIEAARAGEAGKGFAVVAGEVKELASGTTRATEDIRRMIDAIQQDTTRTVDGIGHILEVVTRIRDLQGNIAGAIEEQATTTREFAGQISQVAGSTSEVATSLDEVLGGTDMARREAEQTAAAASRLADLSSALQQHVAKFRY encoded by the coding sequence ATGAAGCACTCGATCAAATCACGCATCGTCCGCCTGGTCCTGCTTTGCACAGCCCTGCCCATCGTCCTGCTGCTGGTGGCCAGCCTGCTCGTCCAGCAGATTCAGCGCAAACAGGTCGTTGAAGAGACGGACGGCCTGTTGAAGAGCGACCTGGCCCATATCGCCTACGGCGTGCAGCAGCAGGTGGCCACCGCCCACGCCCTGGTGGAGATGCAGGTGGAAGGAAACATGCGGGTGGCCCTGGAGCAAGTGCGCCGCATGGGCGGCGTCAACCAGGTGGCCGGTACACTCACCTGGCAAGCCACCAACCAGCATAGCCAGGAGAGCGCGAGCGTCAGCCTGCCCGCCATCCAACTGGGTTCATGGAACGTGACGCCCATCGACGACGCCACCACGGCGGTTCCCCTGGTCGACACGGTGCGGGATCTGGTGGGCGGCACGGTCACTGTCTTCCAGCGCATGAACGAGACCGGCGACATGCTGCGCGTGGCCACCACCGTGCTCAACAAGGAAGGCCGGCGCGCCATCGGCACCTACATCCCGGCCGTCAACCCGGACGGCGCCGCCAATACGGTGGTGAAGACCGTGCTCAAGGGCGAGACCTACCGGGGCAAGGCCTTTGTCGTGGACTCCTGGTATACGACGAGCTATGTGCCACTGATGGAGGGCGGCGAGGTGGCGGGCATGCTCCACGTGGGCGTCAAGCAGGAGTCCATCGAGTCCCTGCGCAAGAGCATCATGGACATCGTGGTGGGCAAGACCGGCTACGTCTGGGTCATTGGCGGCGAGGGCCAGCACCACGGCCACTACATCATCAGCCAGCAGGGCAAGCGGGACGGCGAGAACATCCTTGAGGCCAAGGACGCGGAGGGCAAGCCCGTCATCCGCACCATCGTCGACGAGGCCAAGGCGGTGCCCGGCCAGATCATCCAGGTGCGCTACCTGTGGCACGACACGATGAGCAAGCGCACGGCCCCCAAAGTGGCGGCCGTGGTCTACTACCAGCCCTGGGACTGGGTGATCGGTGCCAGCGCCTGGGAGGACGACTTCATGGACCCTGTCCACCGTATCGCCAAGGGGGCGCGCCTCACCCTGATCATCACGCTGCTGGTCGCGCTGGGTGCCCTGGTCCTCTCCGGCTGGTTCGCCCTGGCCAGCGCCGGGCGCATGGCCCAGCCCATCGTCCGGCTGTCGGCCATCTTGCGGGAGGCGATGGAGGGCAATCTCAACCAGGAGGAGGCGCTGGCCGACCGCTCCCTGGAACGGATCTCCGAGGTGGGGGAGCTGGCCAGCAGTTTCTCCGGCATGATCGGCAGCATCCGCCGCAGCATGGGCGAGCTGGAGGACCAGCGCGCCTACCTCAACCGCAACGTGGAACACCTGCTGCAGGCGGTCACCCGCTTCGCCCAGGGAGATCTCACCGTCAGTGTGCAAGTGGAGCGCGAGGACGAGTTGGGCCGGCTCATCGCGGGATTCAATTCGGCCCTGGCCACCATCCGGCGCCTGATGGCCGACCTGGCGGGCAGTTCCGGCGAGCTGCAGACCACATCCGGCCAGTTGGACCGCATCGCCGGCGAGCTGAAGCTGGTCTCGGCCCGCACCCGTGACAAGGCCGAGGGCGCCACCCACCATTTGAAGGACATGGACGGCACGATGCAGGCCATGGCGGCGGCCACCGAGGAGATCTCGGCCACGATCCAGGAGATCGCCAACTCCTCCCACCAGGCGACCGTGGTGGCCGGCGAGGCCGTCCAGTCGGCCGACCAGGCCAGCCTTGCCATCCAGACCCTGGACGATTCGAGCCAGAAGATCAGCGCCGTCATCCAGGTGATCGACACCATCGCCAAGCAGACCAATCTGCTGGCCCTCAACGCCACGATCGAAGCGGCCCGCGCCGGCGAGGCGGGCAAGGGCTTCGCCGTGGTGGCGGGGGAGGTGAAGGAACTGGCCTCCGGCACGACGCGCGCCACCGAGGACATCCGTCGCATGATCGACGCCATCCAGCAGGACACCACCCGCACGGTGGACGGCATTGGTCACATCCTGGAGGTGGTGACCCGCATCCGCGACCTGCAGGGCAACATCGCCGGCGCCATCGAGGAGCAGGCCACCACCACCCGCGAGTTCGCCGGCCAAATCAGCCAGGTGGCGGGTTCAACCAGCGAGGTGGCCACCTCCCTGGATGAGGTGCTGGGGGGAACGGACATGGCGCGGCGGGAAGCGGAGCAGACGGCGGCGGCGGCGTCTCGGCTGGCCGACCTCTCCTCCGCCCTGCAGCAACACGTGGCCAAGTTCAGGTACTGA
- a CDS encoding alpha/beta hydrolase-fold protein — translation MRATQNTVILVIALLSGTLPALGQGFQDFINHIHALPADQRPALVDSLMANLPGSATPIREADRAWFLYRGTASTLALAGDMTGWQPDFALSLIGGTDLWYRGFLCEEDARLDYKFVRNGSQWILDPLNPLTCNGGFGPNSELAMPAYVQPPEILNQGLPAGTLVTWNNFHSPQLGNTRTIQILLPPGHVEGQARGVCLVHDGLEYLSLAYLRNVVAWLANEHPTLELPIFVCVPPVNRTAEYQTTQQAAFGLFIAETVVPAVRAAWATHEDPARWITLGASNGGNISAYLLGEFPLIFGRGILMSPYLPQAQQNRLAALSPDSLRLYLNWGSYDLDAIRPLAEQTAELLEARGVPHLARVYHEGHSWGLWRATIDEGLLFVLEAETALPRSDGGVRPGRLDLRAWPNPFNSTLSVSLDGMGSAHLRLFDGLGRLRQEREMPAHRQVLSWEMDTLPTGRYWIEARRGQARGLTSVTLVR, via the coding sequence ATGAGAGCCACTCAAAACACGGTTATTCTGGTAATCGCTCTGTTGTCCGGCACCCTTCCCGCCCTGGGTCAGGGCTTTCAGGACTTCATCAACCACATCCATGCCCTTCCCGCCGACCAGCGTCCCGCGCTGGTGGACAGCCTGATGGCGAACCTGCCCGGCAGCGCGACGCCCATCCGCGAGGCGGACCGCGCCTGGTTCCTCTATCGCGGCACAGCCTCCACCCTGGCCCTGGCCGGCGACATGACGGGCTGGCAGCCCGACTTCGCGCTCAGCCTGATCGGCGGGACGGACCTCTGGTATCGCGGCTTCCTCTGCGAGGAGGATGCGCGGCTGGACTACAAGTTCGTGCGCAATGGCTCCCAATGGATCCTTGATCCGCTCAACCCCCTCACCTGCAACGGCGGCTTCGGACCCAACAGCGAACTGGCCATGCCCGCCTACGTGCAACCCCCGGAGATCCTCAACCAGGGGCTGCCGGCGGGCACGCTGGTCACCTGGAACAACTTCCACAGCCCCCAGCTGGGCAACACGCGGACCATCCAGATCCTGCTGCCGCCAGGCCACGTGGAGGGGCAGGCGCGCGGCGTGTGTCTGGTCCACGACGGCCTGGAATACCTGTCGCTGGCCTACCTGCGCAACGTGGTGGCCTGGCTGGCCAACGAGCATCCCACCCTGGAGCTGCCCATCTTCGTCTGCGTGCCGCCCGTCAACCGCACCGCCGAGTACCAGACCACCCAGCAGGCCGCTTTTGGCCTCTTCATCGCCGAGACGGTGGTCCCCGCCGTGCGGGCGGCCTGGGCCACGCACGAGGATCCGGCGCGCTGGATCACCCTGGGCGCCTCCAACGGGGGCAACATCTCGGCCTACCTCCTGGGAGAGTTCCCGCTGATCTTCGGGCGCGGCATCCTCATGAGTCCCTATCTCCCCCAGGCCCAGCAGAATCGGCTGGCCGCCCTCTCCCCGGACAGCCTGCGCCTCTACCTCAATTGGGGCAGCTACGACCTGGACGCCATCCGGCCCCTCGCCGAGCAGACGGCGGAGCTGCTGGAGGCGCGGGGCGTGCCGCACCTGGCGCGCGTCTACCACGAGGGCCACTCCTGGGGCCTGTGGCGGGCCACCATCGACGAGGGCCTGCTTTTCGTGCTGGAGGCGGAAACGGCGCTGCCGCGCTCGGACGGAGGCGTCCGGCCCGGCCGCCTGGACCTGCGGGCCTGGCCCAATCCCTTCAACTCCACCCTGAGCGTGAGCCTGGATGGCATGGGGTCCGCCCATCTGCGGCTCTTCGACGGATTGGGCCGTCTGCGCCAGGAACGGGAGATGCCTGCGCACAGGCAAGTGCTCAGCTGGGAGATGGACACCCTGCCCACCGGCCGCTACTGGATCGAGGCCAGGCGCGGACAGGCCCGGGGCCTGACTTCCGTGACCTTGGTGCGGTGA
- a CDS encoding MmgE/PrpD family protein produces the protein MTSISRQMARFALGLRHEDMPAAALREACRYLYDSVGCAYGSVRTRDVNALRGLYLDLGGKPESTLIGFGDRLPGISASLVNSLMIRALDFNDIYWKEDPSHPSDLIPAALAAGEMADRSMKEVLVAILLAYEFEQRLCLFAVPGVRERGWHHATLTQFVSPLVAGWLLGLDEDQLVNAIGIAGCHSHTIGCPTAGKLTMMKNTVDPLAVQAGVQAALMAQRGYTGTEAVFEGKEGFQHCFGPGWNEDALLGALPGSEGGRPWKILECSMKAFPTEALTHTHLSATLKAMRKGRLGWQDLEKVTVTTIARACDILFDPHKYRPESRETADHSLPYCIAAAIVDGQVTTASFSDEKIHDPAIREVIDRIEGEASLEFEAMFPAKQPSRVRILTKDGRLLEEYLEYPKGDPREPMTEEDLDAKFGALAAPVLDEAGRARVKQAIFGCEALSAREFMDALRF, from the coding sequence ATGACCAGCATTTCCCGCCAGATGGCCCGCTTCGCCCTGGGCCTGCGCCATGAGGATATGCCGGCCGCCGCCCTGCGCGAGGCCTGTCGCTACCTGTATGATTCCGTCGGCTGCGCCTATGGCAGCGTGCGCACCCGGGACGTCAACGCCTTGCGCGGACTCTATCTGGACCTGGGCGGCAAGCCCGAGTCCACCCTCATCGGCTTCGGGGACCGGCTGCCCGGCATCAGCGCCAGCCTGGTCAACAGCCTGATGATCCGCGCCCTGGACTTCAACGACATCTATTGGAAGGAGGACCCCAGCCACCCCTCCGACCTCATCCCGGCCGCGCTGGCGGCGGGCGAGATGGCGGACCGCTCCATGAAGGAGGTGCTGGTGGCCATTCTTCTCGCCTACGAGTTCGAGCAGCGGCTCTGCCTCTTCGCCGTGCCCGGTGTCCGCGAACGCGGCTGGCACCACGCCACCCTCACCCAGTTCGTCAGCCCGCTGGTGGCCGGCTGGCTGCTGGGCCTGGACGAGGACCAGCTGGTCAACGCCATCGGCATCGCCGGTTGCCACAGCCACACCATCGGCTGCCCCACGGCGGGCAAGCTGACCATGATGAAGAACACGGTGGATCCGCTGGCGGTGCAGGCCGGTGTGCAGGCGGCGTTGATGGCCCAGCGAGGCTACACGGGCACCGAAGCCGTCTTCGAGGGCAAGGAGGGCTTCCAGCACTGTTTCGGTCCCGGCTGGAACGAGGACGCCCTGCTGGGCGCCCTGCCGGGCTCGGAGGGCGGGCGGCCGTGGAAGATCCTCGAATGCAGCATGAAGGCCTTCCCCACCGAGGCCCTGACCCACACCCACCTCTCCGCCACCCTCAAGGCCATGCGCAAGGGCCGGCTGGGCTGGCAGGACCTTGAGAAGGTGACGGTGACCACCATCGCCCGCGCCTGCGACATCCTCTTCGATCCCCACAAGTACCGCCCGGAGAGCCGCGAAACGGCGGACCACAGCCTGCCCTACTGCATCGCCGCCGCCATCGTGGACGGCCAGGTGACCACGGCCAGCTTCTCCGACGAGAAGATCCACGACCCGGCCATCCGCGAGGTGATCGACCGCATCGAGGGCGAGGCCTCCCTCGAGTTCGAGGCGATGTTCCCGGCCAAGCAGCCCAGCCGCGTGCGCATCCTGACCAAGGACGGCCGCCTCCTCGAGGAATATCTCGAGTATCCCAAGGGGGATCCGCGGGAACCCATGACCGAGGAGGATCTGGACGCCAAGTTCGGCGCCCTGGCCGCCCCGGTCCTGGACGAGGCGGGCCGCGCCCGGGTCAAGCAGGCCATCTTCGGCTGCGAGGCGCTCTCCGCCCGCGAGTTCATGGATGCCTTGCGCTTCTAG